Part of the Fusarium verticillioides 7600 chromosome 10, whole genome shotgun sequence genome is shown below.
CATGGTTGATATGATCTAGGGCAGCTTTCCTGTTCCCCCGCAATGTTTCGAAGCACAGAAACAGGACTGAAAGGAATACAGCGTCGTGTATCGAAACTTGTTGGCTCTGTAGTTTGAGCGCATGGCAGTAGTGCGATACCGCATTCAGATAGTGCGGATCCTCCTGTGCAGCTTCATTATCCGCTGATAACAACGAACCAAGCGAATCGTACTCCAACTTGGCAAGCCATTTGCTCAATGCGCCGATTGCTATCGCGGCATGCCGCACAATATCGTTGGTGCGTGCAACTTGGGGTAACGTCACGGACCATAAATCGCTATTGAAGCCAGCGGAGATCCAGGGGCTCTGCACAACTTGTATAAACTCATCGAAATAAAGAACACTCTGAGCGTCTCTGAAGTCGAGAGAATCTTGAACAAGATGGAGCTGCGTTTTCAAGGGAGCCGTCCAAGTGACACGTTTCGAATCCCATTGAAACTGACCTGGCCCCTTATTCCGCTTTCTGTCCGGAATGGCGTAACCTTCACATTGCCGGTTGTTCCTCACACAGTTTCGACAGTGAGGCTTTGCTTCATCACATTTGACATGACGCTTTTTGCAGGTGACACAACCTGTTCTGACTTTGCTTGTACTCGTGCGAGTCagctttggcttggtggaTCTATCTCAACTGTCAGCTTGTGAACAGAATCCAAAGAGTTGGCAACAACATTCTTACGTCGTAGAAATTTCAAAGGAAATAGGCAGTTGGTCTGTCTGGAAGTCCATGGCCGTCTGGTGGAGAGGTGAGGTGCATTGAAGTTTGCCATGCTGACATGTTTGCTATTGCATTTCACGGGGTCCGGCTAAAGCCCGCATCGCGCCGAATATTATTCCGTGATGCCGCTggatgtttgttggttgttcACTTTTTATCGTCATGAATGCTTGGCATTTCTGGTCCTGAAACATTGTGCTTTTGCGTCAGTTCAATGATGAGACGCAAATATGCGTAGCTTCAATAAGCCAGATTTTCAATTGAGCCATGAAGTCCCCTTGGCCTTAGGCGGCTGAGCGATATCGCGAAAGGGACACCGGGTCCGCGAATTGCATTTTGTGGTATTCACGTGCAAATAATCCGGCAATCTCAACCAAAGTAGCTTATACGATAGTCTTGATATCATTCTTTGAGAAGTACAGTCTGATTATCTCAATCGGTCGGATATTATTTCTCCAAAGATATGGAGCTGAACAAGGCCATATACCTACAAGATAGGGCCCTGGCTTTTGGCTAGCTTCAACTCTCAACCACGGCTATGTTTTCTGAGACATCTGTACTGTGAAATTGGAAATACTAGCTTCGTTGCAagtgatgttgctgctgcgtTTACATCCAGCTTTGAAAATAAGAGAGTAAGAAGAAATTCCCCCTCGTGGCTTGACGGGCTTTCAATAGCTGACCTGATGGACTACGACGTAGCCGTACTTGTGCATTTGGCTCAAATGTCTATCCAGAACAGCTGTTGAGCTGCCATACAAATCCGGCATCAAAATGAGACAAAGTTGGCTGGCTTGCAGGCGTCTTGTGCTCGGAAGGAACTCGCCACAAGCAAAGCTGGGCATCTGCTTATTCTGGAGAAAAGGATAAGCAAGTATAATTCAGTAGCCATGATCTAAGTTTGCATTATTTTCTGTCGCTCACGGGGTGACaattcaagacaagatgatcAGTTACCTATACGTGGTGTCGTCGCAATCGCCGTCGtcatgagaagatggaagttCAGAGTAGTTTTAACTTGAACCAGAAGAACTACCACGTGCGAATAGAGTTTACAGGTGAGAACCTAATCTCGTCTCGTGTTATACATATGTAAATCCTTCTAAGTATGGTGCGTATCTAGCAATGTTTTCGGGGGCCGCGGGTTGAAGAATTGCAGAAAGTTTCGCGGGATGGCAAAGTATTCACATTGCTGACAAGGATGGTTGGCTAAAGATCAACCCTTTAAGCTCTGAGcatattattataatttaGATTCACAGATTGCAAGCGATGCCAATGACCGACAATTGTTTTCGGGCTCCGCGGGGGGTTTATTCGTCACGATGCGTATCAATCGTATTGAGCAAGAGCCTACCCTATTCTGTCTGGGTTCTTGAAAATGACGCATTAGCTGCCAGTTTGGACGATATTGATTGGTCCTCCCAATTTTCTCTCTGACTTTAGCATTAAATCCTGAAGCTTACGATATATCTTGTCGAATAAGCGTTAGGAAGACGTGCTCAATGGAGTATCATTTTTTTGGCCAAATGCATGTCTCGTGGTTGTGCGTTGTTCTTTACGGCTGATGTGATGATGGTAGTGGATTTCCCGCATCCTTCGGGCGCCTAGCTCCAGACTGTACCCTGTTTTGCATTGAATCCTCCGGCTATCAGGTTGGTAGCGAATGGTGATCATTCTTTTAGCATCAAATCCTTCTGTTTGTGGTTTGGGGGCCAAAGTGAATGGCAGCGGAAAAGCGAAAATTGACGGTCTGGGCAGTGGCGCAATTGGCCAGGTTAAACGTTCTCGGATTCACACGATTGCTGATTGAGGGAATGCCCGACGCGACACATGCGAAGCCAAATCACAAGACCACAATTACAATTCGATCAACAGTAATGACTTTCACTTCCAGGAGGTAGGGCTGAAGAGGGTGGCAGAATCGAGCCAGCCAAGGCAGAATGACTGCTCTTCTAGACTTTTCCTCTCctttgaagatgacaacACATGCCAATCGGAAGCAGGACATGAGCCTGGACCAAGCCCCTCCAAATTTAACACGCGACTAGCCCGGCTGTTTTCCCTGCACAAAGGGGCACAGATCATCAGCATTCACTCCACATTGATTGGCGATAATTGGGGCTGTGTGTTTGGACTTACTGACTGGCTGGCCCGTAAAACGACAAATGCAGCGATGGATGTTCAGGACACTAACAGTTGTGAGTGACTGTGCCTCGTATTACCGCCTGACATGCAATTCGGCGCATACCCGTTTCAGCTACTGAATGTTGGCTGTATATACCCCGAAAACCATCAGGATATTTTCGTGGGTTCCTTATGGCGATTTGCAAAGCTGTCCATAACAGCTGTGAAGGAGCCGGAAAGCGATGGATGCCATTGTGCATTCTTAACCGTGTTACCGAGCCCCTTTGCCCCTTACAGCTAAGCTTTAGAGGAAATTAGAGGCGAGGGCCAATCAAATCAATTCCCGTTAGCGAACGCAGCCCTGAAATGGCCCCTGGTTTTGGGGATCCATCTTCTGAAATCTGTGAAATGTGACATATGGGTCTCTGACGTCCATTTCAAACGTCGAATTTCTATGTGCAACTTGTCGGTCAATACTGAATCTGACCGCCATTGTCATCGCCATATTGCACTTCTAGATTGCCGTGATGACCGCAATTCATCGGAAATGGAAACTGTATCCCTTAAACTCAATGTTTGGGCTAGATTGACGCCGCCGAGCACCACCTTCGTCTCGACGCAGACAACGGCACCCTCAGCCCGTTCTGGTACGTGCCGAAGATCCGGGGCCAGCCGCCCCAAAAAGCCAAAGTCACACGAGTCATCTCCTTTTCAGTGCCCCGTTGTAACTATTTTGATCACCGACAGGTGCCCTGATTGGAGCCAGACACATGCAAAATGTCAGCGCTGACCCCCCAAAGGGTAAAagggctgaggctgaggctccCTCCAAATGCAGTATTGGTACAGGTACTTCAGGCAGTGAGAAAACCCCCTTAATAACGGTCTTGCCCGTGGTCCCAGCTAGGCGCACTCTGTTTCAAGCttttgcctttgctgttgtatgtttttgccATGCGATGCTTTTCTGTAAAAACAGACTTTATTCTTTGAGAGCTTATTTGGAGGCTCAATAACGTGGCATCTTTTTTTCTTAAGCGTgtgtttcttttcttcttcctctctttttAGACAAACCCAATGATGCAGAATACGACACCGTCTCAGGCGGCCTTGGCGCTCGCACGCGCTCTGCTCAAACGAGTGCCCAACCGCCaattcttcttcaccttcacagCCCTCGCAGTTTGGGGTGCCAAGATAATACACATTTACGCACACATCAACGCCGTGCACCAAAATCTATTACATCGTTGGGGTTATTCTTTCGTTACACAAGATGTCGTCGTCCTCACCCTCATTCGACTTCTCCTTGACCAATGGTCCACGGGCCTATCCCCGCGGTCGCAAATCGCCGTCCTAGTCTTCACAGCGATATTCATGTTCATCAACGCGTTGCTCAGCGTCgtctcgatatccttctACCTCGTCGCCGGCTCCGAAATACATTACAGCAACATCTCTCTACCAAACGACCCCTCCTCCAAATCGTTGATGCTGTCGGGCAGCGTCGCGTTTACAAGTGTTCTCTGCGCCAACATCTTATTGAGCTGGCTCCTCAAAACACCTTGTTACAACATTCATGGCTATGTCGCTGAGGTTATACATCGATCGATCGCCAATGCTTGGCAATTCCTTCGTCGCATTCTTCCCCGCCAAAATCGCTACGCTCCTCTACCGAAAGCCGATCTTGAGGGTCAGGCTGAACCCTTCGATGACGAAAGCTCCGACGACGATATCCAAGAACAAAAGACCCAGCACCTGAGCCCGTTTCAATTCCGACTCAGAACTGCTTTGAGATCCGTCCCATTCGCTTTggccgccatcttcttgctCACGCTCCTTTACGCGGCCGTCGCACGACCCTCCGACCGATCCCTCATATTTCTCTCTTATACTGCAGCATTGTCACCCTTCGTGGACTTTTCTTCGGGGCCAACATTACAAGACTTGCCCAGTGTTTTTGGTACTGGCATTCAGCATAGCTGGGACAATGTCACTGCGCTCGCGACGGCTGAGCCATTCGATTGGCTTCCCAACGATCAAGTGTTGGCCGGGTTCGAGGATTGGCACTCGAAGCGCCCGCATTACAATGCTGATGTCGACCCATTGAAGATTTCGAATCTCGGACAAGACATTGTTCCCACACTGAAGGACAAGCTGCAAGACGTTCCCATCCGACATGTTGTTCTGTGCTTCCTCGAAAGCACACGAAATGACGTTTTCCCAATCAAGAAGGACGGAAACATTTGGAAGCTTTTAGCATCTACATTCCCCGACAACAAGATTCCTCAAGAGGCCCATGAGAAATTGGCCAATCTCACTCCTACCGCCAACTATATCACAGGCGACTAcgacgatggcttcgacCACCAAGgatccaagcccaagcgCGGCGGCGTTCACTTTACCAATGCCCATACCACCGGCACCTTTACTTTTAAGAGCTTGGTCGGTACCTTGTGCGGTATCGGTCCGTTGCTCGCCGACTTCAATCTCGACTACGCGCACCATATCTACCAGCCTTGCTTGGCTCACATCTTCGAAGCTCTGAATCAAGTGTCCAACACTACCGACACCGAGTCGCGCCCCTTCAACGACTTCAAGTGGCAGTCATACTTCTACTCCGCTGCGACTTTGGGATATAACAATCAGCAAGAGTTGATGGAGGCAACTGGCTTTCCGGAGGAGCATCTCATCGGACTTGAGTGGCTACGATCTGAGAATGCGACACACGGGCCGGTGACACTACCACGAATTAACGGCTTTGCCTTTGAAGAGGACCCTTTGGAGGATTACTTCCGTGACGTGTTTGtccaggccaaggagaaggacgAGCGAGTCTTCTTGTCGCACATAACATCGACAAGTCACCACGCCTACAAGCTGCCCGAGGGGGAGGAGTACGTCCCGCTTGCTAATGGCCATGATATGCTTTCGCATTACCTCAATACAGAAGGCTATGACGATCGATGGCTACGCAAGATATTGGATCTACTAGACGAGCAGGGTGTCGCCAATGAGACCCTCATTGTCTTCGTCGGCGACCACGGAATCTCGATGCCTGAGAATGGCGCCGTGTCACCTTACTACAACCCTAGCATCGGCATCGACCACGTTCCTCTCGTCTTATCTCACCCTCTCCTGCCCGCTTTCGACATCCACGATGCAGTCCACTCATCCCAAATCCTACCAACcattctcgatcttctcctcgagaCAGGTTCCCTAAACAATGCCAGCCGACAAGTGGCTTCCGACCTCGTCCGCAATTACGAAGGCCAATCCCTCATTCGACCTCTTCTCGCAAAGAACGAGACAACCGGCCAAGGGAATTGGCAGTTCGTCGTGGTAAATCCAGGTCGCGCTGTAGTAACTGCCCGAGATGCCCGTCACCCAGAGCGCCACCTTGCCATCCCTCTCATCGACAATGTCGAATGGCGATTGAGCAACGTGGACGAAGATCCCATGGAGCACGACTCTGTGCAAAGTTTCGACTTTACTTCTTTCACAGATGTTGTTTCACGGAGGTTTGGCAATGACGTCGCGCAATGGGTTGAAGAGGGGGCTTTCATAGCGAGATGGTGGGCGGAAGAAAACCATAAACGGTGGCAGTATGGGGAATATGACGAGCGAAAAACATCATAAAGGCTCTGTATAGAATAGAAATAATTGCATCACATTTACATGTTCAACGTATGGCCAAGATCGTGTATGAAACCAACCTGTATGTACTTTATGTCCAAGACATCGGGTTCCAAACGAAGAATGGAAGTCTTCTCCTGCTTCGATACATGGAAGTCGTCAAGACTACCCCTGGCATTCAAGTTCTTGACGCCAACAATGGATTTACCAcgtcatcttcttggaaggTACTTTTTGGAACATTCACTAACACCCCACTCATATCGTATGGAGGCTTTCTGGCTAGAAGCTTATATTGTGACAACCAACATGTGTCGTCGTCATGTGCTCGCTGCGTGAAGTTTAACCTTATGGCCAGCAATCTTTGTAGCTGCGCCTTCATGACCAAATTCTGTTCGCTTCGTCAGCGGCTGGAAATTTACGGCCTCGTGGAATCGTGTTTTACATTGGTTTCTTCAATGCTATGTAGACTATTGCGTTGGTATGGTTTGATATCTATATAAAAAGGGCTAAAAGAAGGAATGTAGCAAGTTTTCGTTTTGTATGACTGGACTTGGAATATGGATaccaatatcaacaagacACAAGACTGGAAACGCTGCTAAGGCCCAGTAACAATTCATAATGTATATCTTTAGATTGAGGATCCTTTACTTCACAACATTTCTGGGATATGCAGCCTCTGTGTTGCTCCATATCGATGAAAACCGTCAATGCTGCGTGCCACGAGACTAAAGATTTTGCACTGAATTAGAGTAAGATAATCCTCCGAAGCTTCCTAATAGAGTGATAATTTAGAGTCCCCAAAAGCAATCCTGCTTGTATTTCTGTAACTAGAGAGTGTCGACATCCCTTTAGGATATGAAGTCTCAGCCATACGTATTTCAAGTTTGTCCCAATATGTGCCAACTCATGAATGCCCTCCAAAAAGTACCCGAGTAAGTGACCGTGTTTCCATCTTAGAACAACTCATCGTGAAGGTGTTGAGAGCTTAGCAGCCGCAACCACACTGGTTGCAGTCGCCCTTGGCGCAGGCGCTGTCGTCACTTGGACAGTCACTGACACTGTTACAGGCCATCCAATCACCCGTACCAGATTTATGAGCAGACCAGCACCACGCACCCCATTCGACCTCCCTGGGACTGCCGCAGTTCTGCCAGCACCAATGCTTGTCACAGCCAACCCTGGGCTTGCCCTTGGATGAAGTGcactttctcttctgaaGGACATTGACTTTGGTAGCGTCAGGGTTGCGGCTGTGAATCTTGAGGGAGAGGGGATGCTCTTTGCATTTGCGGAGCTCAGAGACGTCTGTGCCGGCGGGAAGGGCATCGAGATCCCATTTTGCGACGCCGAGGGCACCGCACTCCTTCTCAGCGTTGGGGGCCGAGTACATGTTGACGGCAAGGGCCTGAGAGGCGAAGAGGCCGAAGAGAGTAGCAGTGAACTTCATTGTGAATAAAGGAGGAGTTTGgctttgtggtggtggttgtgtTTGAGTGGATAGTGAAGTGAGAGAGGTTACTCTGGACATATCCAGCTTCTTATACCCATCTGTGGACTCGACCTTTTCATGGATTTCTCTATATCAGCACTCGCACTTCCATAATAGGAAAGCTCCGAAGGATCCTGGATACACACTCTAGGGGACGATGTTCCGCTCCGATGATGTGTCCATTGATATCATGATGCCCGATGGACCGTGAGTTGATTTGCGGTGTTCGTATAACTCGAACCCTGCAACTTTACATCAGTGTAACGCAGTACTGCTTGCGAAAGGCAAGGAAGCCAATGACAAGACAACGTCCCATGATCTACATCGTGGAGAAGCATATAGCCAAAGCGTACTTGACTGCACGGTGcaatgtcttggatggcTGGTCAGTTGCCATGTCATCGGGCCACAGATACAGCCCTAGACTGTGGCAAGGTGGAAACCTTATCGTTTCAAGTGGGACTCAGAATTCTCACAACAGAAGTATGCTTTTATGTGGAGTTGAGAAGCTATGTCAACTAGTACGATATAGTAAGTTGAGAGCCTCATTTCCCCTGACTCGCTCGGTTCTTGTCTCGTTCTGGCTAAATCAAGTCGACCGTAAGAACCTCGTACTACGGAGATTTCTGCACGAGCCGGGCGTTTCTAATGGGGCCTTGCTAGTCttgtgctgttggttgttggttaTTAGGTAAATCGCATCACTAGtttatgctgttggttgtcCCCTGTAGTTACTCGGAAATGCTCCGCCAATAGGACTATGAGTCGTTATGGCTCATTATGGAGGTCAATGTCATTGTGGGCCTATTACCAACAACTACCTCGTCCATACGATCCTGATCAGAGGCAAAAGTCCCCAGTCCCGTCTTCTGAGAGAgttcaccaagcttgagtttTGAGTGTTGGTTGTATAAACATCATCCTTGTCGTTGAGCCCCCTGTATGTAGTCTAGTCCACCTCCGCCCCATCGGCACCTTTACGGCCCGTTCCTGGTTCCTAGGCGGATACGAGATCGACAACACCACTACGGAACAAAGACTTCTCTCCCCACTAGCGAAAGGCACAGCAAGTGTCGACGTTGAGGATCAACGACATGTTCTGATCTAATGTCATGACATTCGAGTTGAGAGTATCGATCAGCGATTCACGGTCTGGACGCAGTCCGCAACTCGCTATTTGTGCCATAGGCCATGCGATTTGCGGACCAGGGATATATTCCTTGGCGAGAATTATTGACTGCTGTGCTACGTGGTATAGTGGACTCGATTGCAGCCTTAAATCACCACGGACCagacaaagccaagacagccCCTTCTTGACCACTGTGTGGTGAGCCTagccagccccagcccaCCAGTTAGCCTCTACCTGATTCAAGACATGGACAGTGCTTCTTTCGGGCTGCATCTCCGGTGTCACAAAGCTCCAAATATTGGCTCAGCCAACAGAGGTTATGCTTCTTTTGGCGGTACACCGACACTCTCGCCACTCTAAAGCTTTGACTTGGGGGCTGATGCATGATTTCTGGGGGAGCGGCGCCTAACACAGTATTCTTTTTCGCTCACATCGTCCGAGAATCTGCGAGAGCGAACAACAAGGGTATCGGGGAAACGTACGCCTAATTTTCGTTAAGCCATCCGTATTCTTGCTCCGAGTGCAAGGGTTAGGCGGCTCCTCGCATCGAACGGCCGACGAGCCTTAAGTCGACGACTCTGGACCTGGAACAGCCAACCAGGACATTTTCGCCAAGAGAGAAAATGGAGAAACGTGACATCAGCTGTTATCGATAGGCAAAGTTTCATTCGCAAAGACATAGTCCAGATCACCAATGGCCCATGGGAAAGGCGCGGATAAGTTTGCATACCATTCACTGGAGTTTGATTTGGACTAGACCAAATACAGCAAATCAGTTGCCACGATTAGCATGATCTTACAGATGCATTATGCAAGCTCGGATCACATCAGGCTAATCCTTTTGTTCATAACAATCAGAAGTCGTGCATGATAGTCTTATGGTGATCATTGCTTTGCCAAAGTCTCTTAACCGAGGTACCTTAGCAAATAACTTCACTGTTTGCTCGATGGAGTGCTATCTTTACTACAGAACTTGAAAAGTCCTCAATGCTAAAGGCTTATCTCTAGAATATCATACTCTGGTTCTATTCCATTGACTTCCCTGAATGGCCGCCTGGAAATCCAGGAGAATCAAACGCTTTGTCCACAGTATTCGAACCAAAACTTTTCATCCATGCTCTCAACGAACCTAGGCCATAAACATCTTTCAAACTGTTTGTGGCCTTCGTGTATTGAGGCAGAAATGTAGTTGTCATTACTGTTTCTCGGCCAACGAGCATGGTGCGCTATGGAAGCATCAGCTGCCTGGCCTATGGACCCGAAATACCACTCTCATAAACACGCCTCGCGCAGGCACTCACGGCCTACATAACTATCTAGGGTAAGCGTTCCTGCCTATATGATCGAGCCAGACGTATACAGAAACCGGTGGTCAAAGATCAGTCATCACAAAGTTATCCTTACGCTTTCACTGCCGTTTCTCTGCAGGGCTCTCCTCCATCCTTTTGCCAACCTTAACAAATAGTCAACCCTGCCTTTATCAAACTCCTCCAGTGAAGTCCCGCTTCAAGCTGGCAACacatcaagaacattgacTAAACGCATGTATCAATATATAGGGCTGGCCTTATACTGATATTTCAATCAGAGAAGGAGAACTCAGCTTTGCAATCAATTCGAGTGTCCAATGCTCTTTCGCTCGCTTGTATTTATCAATGTTTAACAAAAGAACTGctatcttctcctgctccatTGAGCCTACTATAATACAAGACAACCGGACCAAAGGCTTTGTTAAGGATACCACACGGAGGGTGAAAGACTTCCCATTCTTGAACAGTACTATTGCATAACTAGATTCAATTTGATTTGAAACCTTATTCAATCGTTAGAGGGGGAAAAGGAAAACCTAGACTAACCTTACATTTGGTGGTAGGTTGCTGGATGTTGGCGTAAGCCAGTCTCATGTATTCTCCCCTTGGGCAATGGCTTTTGACGCTGATGGTACTGTTGCGTCTCCCCCATTTGCAACGGACCCAATACATGGCTGCGCCACGTTATTAGCCTGCGAGAGACCAGCTTACTTTTAGGCTCCCGCTCAAAAGAAAGGACGCTATCTCCAGTAAGGTACCGATCTGCCCGCGGCTTTAAACGCTTTGACTTCACGATAGGCTATTTCATCCGTGCGTTCCGTTTTTACCAATGAGAATGCTCAAGATATTCGAAGGAGCGACTTTAGAGCGAGGGACGAGATATGATTAGACAATTTGCGTAGTAGATCGTCGTATTTCGCTTTCAGTCGCCTTTTCGGTGCCGAAAGGGACAAAAAATCAAGTTTCTCCTTCAATTGGAATTTTCTTTGAATCCAGGATCACGGATAGCAAGTGCCGGATTCTACAGTCGTCCCTTGCATCTGAGCAACGTTTCAACGAGATGCAACCTCAAAGACCCGCTTCTAAAAATATATAACTTTTGTTTTCAGAGCACAACTCGGTCATAGAACCAGAATACCAAAGAAAGATACTCTTGTATGAACGCTGTTGGTGGGCTGATTAACCGGACAGCGCATGAGGTCATAAACTACATTTGTTCTGAGAGGCAGCACCATACAAGAGCTGTGTATACGTTGTAATTAGGTTCTAAGCCTCGAAGGATGAGTAATGCAAGTGCCGAACATCCGTCGGCTTCTGATGCCAAGATAATCCCGGGCCTCTCGTGCCGTTCCGTGCGACTCTGAGGGCATAATTCGACTATTTCTACTGGTTCAGAGATGTCGACATCATTACTAAGTAGCATGGATGCCATTAACAATTTCGCGATTCGGGTATAACGAGTATCGACCATCAAGCATGTCAGTTCTTATGTCCATCATCGACGCGGGCAATTGGGCAGTGCTGACGGAACTTTTGTCTTGTGTTACACATACTACCTATCCGGATGCTCCGTCGGGACCGAATGCTTCCATGATGACTTCGGGAACTCGGTGATCTCGGAGTTAACCCTACATCACAGTGAATGCAAGTGATCATCCACGAGAGGCTTCTGATCGTCCATCACAGGCAATACTATCGACCATGATACCCCATGCCTGCAGGACCAtggaaaaggttgagagcCAAAACTCTATAAGAGGCAGCGGCCTGCTACCGGCGTCGACTTCTAGAGATACAGCTCGCATCTTCGGATTCAAATCATCAGGACAAGCAGCTACTTCTAATTCTCGAGGCTATCGTCAACATGGTACACCGCGACACCTTCTTTAAAGCCTTGGTGGCTTCACTTTCTGTTGCTCCAGGCTCAGCCCTCCCTGCACCTCAGTGAGTACGCAACATATCCTAAAGCCAGGCCAATAGCTCATAAACTTCAGAATGGGCAATTATGGGGAGAATTCAGGACCCGTAGGCGGAGTCAAGCCCCCAACACCGACAGTCACTTCGACGAGCGGTTCACTGTACGGTGACTCGAGCTTGCTCGGCGGCAACGCTCCTCTCCCTGACCCTGAGCAGGATTCTGCCGTCGTCAAAGACCCAAAGCTCGTCAATGGCCAGCAAGCAGACCCCAAGCTCGGACTCTATCTGGATTTTGATGGTGTAGATATACCCCAGCCAATCCGTGGCGAGCTAGGCGCCACAGATCCTGGTCCTCGAACTTACGACTATGAGAGACTCAACCCCGATCTTTTTGCTCCTCCAGGCACAGATGCGGGAGATGTCCCCAATGCCATGTGGCCGCTTGGCCTGTCTCACAACCGCCTTGGTAGTGAAGCCGGGGCGGGATGGGCCCGACAGCAGAACCAGGATGTCCTTCCTGCTGCTACTGCCATGGCTGGAGTCGACATGCGTCTCGCCCCGAATGCGTACCGCGAGCTGCACTGGCACACCGCTAATGAGTGGGCATTGGTTACCAAAGGCTGTCTGCGtgtcgctgctgtcaatGACGAGGGTAAAAgctttgtcgatgatcttTGCGAGGGTGACGTCTGGTTCTTCCCTGCAGGCGTACCCCACAGTCTCCAAGCTTTTGACAAGGGAGTTGAGTTCTTGCTGGTGTTTGATCAGGGCTCCTTCTCTGAAGACGAGACATTCCTTGTATCTGAGTTGTTCTTGCGAAACCCTGTCTCCGTTCTGGCAAAGAACTTTGAAACTGAGACAACGGCCTTCGATAACATTCCCAAGGATGAGCTCTATGTAAGTACATTTCCCCAACGTCTATCTATATCCTAACTCATGAATTTTCAGATCTTCAACGGAACGCCAGCGCcgaaggatatcgagaaaCAGAACGTGACGAGTTCAGCTGGAGTGCTGACAGGAAATGATTCATACACGTACCATTGGTCTCAGCAGAAGCCCCATACCGTACCCGGAGGCTCTGTCAAGATCATTGACCCTACGACCTTCCCGATTGCGAAAGGCTTCTCAGCTGCTCTTGTTGTCGTACAGCCTGGTGCCCTCCGCGAG
Proteins encoded:
- a CDS encoding oxalate decarboxylase → MVHRDTFFKALVASLSVAPGSALPAPQMGNYGENSGPVGGVKPPTPTVTSTSGSLYGDSSLLGGNAPLPDPEQDSAVVKDPKLVNGQQADPKLGLYLDFDGVDIPQPIRGELGATDPGPRTYDYERLNPDLFAPPGTDAGDVPNAMWPLGLSHNRLGSEAGAGWARQQNQDVLPAATAMAGVDMRLAPNAYRELHWHTANEWALVTKGCLRVAAVNDEGKSFVDDLCEGDVWFFPAGVPHSLQAFDKGVEFLLVFDQGSFSEDETFLVSELFLRNPVSVLAKNFETETTAFDNIPKDELYIFNGTPAPKDIEKQNVTSSAGVLTGNDSYTYHWSQQKPHTVPGGSVKIIDPTTFPIAKGFSAALVVVQPGALREIHWHTTSDEWSYFLQGSGRITVFKAASSARTFDFTAGGVGYIPAANSHYVENTGTEDLIFLEVLQAPKFSDVSVAQWLALTPKQIVKDHLKVSDKFLDSLPKEKQFIKTGDVNMTAIADEA